One window of Robiginitalea biformata HTCC2501 genomic DNA carries:
- a CDS encoding exonuclease domain-containing protein has translation MYTVVDIETTGNGIYGNRITEIALFNIDQGRIADSYSTLVNPGCEIPAFITGLTGITTAMVRNAPDFSEIAPKIDAFSSGRVFVAHSVNFDYPIVRKEFERCGLDFGRKKLCTVRLSRRVFPGLRSYSLGKLCRSLEIPLSDRHRAAGDARATALLLLRAMEQPGGQDTIAGFLNARSREGTLPPHLPLESFRQLPEAPGIYFFKDSKGNVIYVGKAIDIRQRALGHFYDTSDRERRLCRETSQIDFELSGSDLVALLMEAAAIKKYFPKYNRAQKNIRPAFGLFSYPDRNGVIHLAFNRLARGQQALRVFFSQTDARLFLEQLCTEFGLCAKFCHLQEGVATCSHFRVPQCAGICSGKQTVEAYNKKVRDALQSLEPGGNHLVIDEQGRQPDERGLVWVADGTYRGYGFVPKGQCPDRLPDLEALITPQKHYPETEKIVQSYILKHPARVKRIPG, from the coding sequence TTGTACACCGTAGTAGACATAGAAACCACCGGGAACGGGATTTACGGAAACCGGATCACGGAAATTGCCCTGTTCAATATCGACCAGGGCCGTATTGCGGATTCTTATTCCACCCTGGTAAACCCGGGATGTGAAATTCCGGCCTTTATCACCGGGCTCACCGGGATCACCACGGCCATGGTGCGCAATGCCCCGGATTTTTCAGAAATAGCCCCAAAGATCGATGCCTTCTCCTCTGGGCGGGTCTTTGTGGCCCACTCCGTGAATTTTGACTATCCGATTGTCCGAAAGGAGTTCGAAAGGTGCGGCCTGGACTTTGGGCGTAAAAAACTTTGTACCGTGCGGCTTTCGCGCAGGGTGTTCCCGGGGCTTCGCTCCTACAGCCTGGGTAAGCTTTGTCGCTCCCTGGAAATCCCGCTCTCCGATCGGCACCGCGCCGCCGGGGATGCACGGGCCACCGCATTGCTCCTGCTCCGGGCCATGGAGCAGCCCGGCGGACAGGACACCATTGCAGGCTTCCTCAATGCCCGGTCGCGGGAAGGGACGCTCCCGCCTCACCTGCCCCTGGAGTCCTTCCGGCAGCTACCCGAGGCACCGGGTATATACTTTTTCAAGGATTCCAAGGGAAATGTCATCTATGTAGGCAAGGCGATCGATATCCGCCAGCGCGCCCTCGGGCATTTTTACGATACCTCAGACCGGGAACGCAGGCTCTGCCGGGAGACCTCCCAAATCGATTTTGAATTATCGGGTTCGGACCTGGTTGCCCTGCTGATGGAAGCTGCCGCCATCAAGAAGTACTTTCCAAAATACAACCGGGCGCAAAAAAACATCCGTCCGGCTTTCGGACTGTTCAGCTATCCGGACCGAAACGGCGTAATACACCTGGCGTTTAACAGGCTCGCCCGGGGCCAGCAAGCGCTTCGCGTCTTCTTCAGCCAGACGGATGCCCGTTTATTTTTGGAGCAACTGTGTACGGAATTCGGGTTATGTGCCAAGTTCTGCCACCTGCAGGAAGGGGTGGCAACCTGCAGTCATTTCCGCGTGCCGCAATGCGCGGGTATTTGCTCGGGAAAACAAACCGTGGAAGCCTACAACAAAAAGGTCCGCGACGCCTTGCAATCGCTGGAGCCCGGCGGCAACCACCTGGTAATAGACGAGCAGGGCAGGCAACCGGATGAGCGAGGCCTGGTTTGGGTGGCAGACGGGACCTACCGGGGGTACGGCTTTGTTCCCAAAGGCCAGTGCCCGGATCGCCTTCCGGACCTCGAGGCGCTGATCACCCCCCAGAAACACTATCCGGAAACGGAGAAAATAGTACAGTCGTATATATTGAAACACCCGGCCAGGGTAAAGCGTATCCCCGGGTAA